A genomic window from Dehalobacter sp. 12DCB1 includes:
- the rpsP gene encoding 30S ribosomal protein S16 produces the protein MATTIRLRRMGAKKNPFYRLVVCDSASRRDGRAIEEIGYYDPTKNPHEIKIDEIKALEWLTQGAQPSDTAKSLLSQAGIMEKFHKSK, from the coding sequence ATGGCAACAACGATTCGTTTGCGCCGCATGGGTGCAAAGAAAAATCCTTTCTACCGTCTTGTAGTATGCGACTCAGCATCCCGCCGTGATGGCAGAGCAATTGAGGAAATCGGTTATTATGATCCTACTAAGAATCCTCATGAAATCAAGATAGACGAGATTAAAGCGCTGGAATGGTTAACTCAGGGAGCTCAACCTTCAGATACCGCAAAATCTCTGCTCAGTCAGGCCGGAATTATGGAGAAATTTCATAAATCCAAGTAA